A single Micromonospora luteifusca DNA region contains:
- a CDS encoding prenyltransferase/squalene oxidase repeat-containing protein, protein MTTADARDESEVAASARELLAAMMLEPAGRVTPSVYETGRVVADAPWLTGHERRLRYLLDAQRFDGGWGGAGGYAVVPTVSAVEALLGTLRGAPASAPTGLAAAASRGVGALAGWLERGTALPDTPAADLIVPALVERINDHLTYFAAQGDRRFADGLRALPAVDRRRLDAVHALVAAGRPVPQKLLHAFEVLGPLAHRHRGVVPVAGAVGASPAATAAWIGDPEAPGADPEALAYLQTAVGPLDGPVPCCTPITVFERAWALSSLARAEVPVRPAPKLIADLAAALGPQGVPTGPGLPADADTTSVTLYVLARLGHPVDPASLLRFDLGTHFCTWQGEDGRSVTTNAHVLEALGWHARHTAAGASRYGGRAAALAGWLGDEQQPDGSWADRWHASAYYATSCVVTALDRYAPAGIGGPAVDRAVDWLVATQRADGGWGRWAGTAEETAYALHVLLGIRRPVRPGVPEAIRRGLHHLSEVDDQHADPPLWHDKDLYTPVLIVRAAVLAARQLTMTRSGLVNNPDRSPLRSRTAVS, encoded by the coding sequence GTGACCACCGCGGACGCCCGCGACGAGTCCGAGGTGGCCGCATCGGCCCGGGAGTTGCTCGCCGCCATGATGCTCGAACCGGCGGGCCGGGTCACCCCGTCGGTGTACGAGACCGGCCGGGTCGTCGCTGATGCACCCTGGCTCACCGGGCATGAGCGGCGGCTGCGGTATCTGCTGGACGCCCAGCGCTTTGATGGCGGTTGGGGTGGCGCCGGCGGTTACGCCGTGGTGCCGACGGTGAGCGCGGTCGAGGCGCTGCTCGGCACACTGCGAGGCGCCCCCGCCTCCGCCCCGACCGGGTTGGCCGCCGCCGCCAGCCGAGGCGTGGGCGCGCTCGCCGGCTGGCTCGAAAGGGGCACGGCACTGCCGGACACACCGGCGGCCGACCTCATTGTGCCGGCCCTGGTGGAACGGATCAACGACCACCTCACCTACTTCGCCGCGCAGGGCGATCGGAGGTTCGCCGACGGGCTCCGTGCCCTGCCCGCCGTGGACCGACGGCGGCTCGACGCGGTACACGCGCTGGTGGCCGCCGGACGTCCGGTGCCGCAGAAGCTGCTGCACGCCTTCGAGGTGCTCGGGCCGCTCGCGCACCGGCACCGCGGCGTGGTCCCGGTCGCCGGGGCCGTCGGCGCCTCGCCGGCGGCCACCGCCGCCTGGATCGGCGACCCGGAGGCGCCCGGCGCCGACCCGGAGGCGCTGGCCTACCTGCAAACGGCTGTCGGTCCTCTCGACGGGCCGGTGCCCTGTTGCACGCCGATCACGGTGTTCGAGCGGGCCTGGGCGCTGAGCAGTCTGGCCCGAGCGGAAGTGCCGGTCCGGCCCGCGCCGAAGCTCATCGCCGACCTGGCCGCCGCCCTCGGACCGCAGGGCGTGCCGACCGGGCCGGGGCTACCGGCCGACGCGGACACCACCTCGGTCACCCTCTACGTTCTCGCCCGCCTCGGTCACCCGGTGGACCCGGCGAGCCTGCTCCGGTTCGACCTCGGCACCCACTTCTGCACCTGGCAGGGGGAGGACGGGCGGTCGGTCACCACGAACGCGCACGTGCTGGAGGCGCTCGGCTGGCATGCCCGGCACACGGCGGCGGGCGCGAGCCGCTACGGCGGCCGTGCGGCCGCGCTGGCCGGGTGGCTGGGCGACGAACAGCAGCCCGACGGCTCCTGGGCCGACCGCTGGCACGCGTCCGCGTACTACGCCACCTCGTGCGTCGTGACAGCTCTCGACCGGTACGCCCCGGCCGGGATCGGCGGACCGGCGGTCGACCGCGCCGTCGACTGGCTGGTCGCCACCCAACGGGCGGACGGCGGCTGGGGACGCTGGGCGGGCACCGCGGAGGAGACGGCGTACGCCCTGCACGTGCTGCTGGGGATACGCCGACCGGTGCGGCCGGGCGTACCCGAGGCGATCCGCCGTGGCCTGCATCACCTCTCCGAAGTGGACGATCAGCACGCCGACCCTCCCTTGTGGCACGATAAGGATCTCTACACGCCGGTGCTGATCGTCCGAGCGGCCGTTCTCGCCGCCCGGCAATTGACGATGACCAGATCCGGCCTGGTCAACAACCCGGACCGGTCTCCGCTCCGATCCCGCACGGCGGTCTCATGA